In Gossypium hirsutum isolate 1008001.06 chromosome A10, Gossypium_hirsutum_v2.1, whole genome shotgun sequence, the DNA window atttccattttctattttctttcctcccagacaaacagagaaaagaaaagaagctcTCAAAACAATgccttcttttctcttcatttccCTCCTACTTTCCTTCATCCACTTCAGTTTTTCACTTCCTTCAATCGGAGTCACTTACTCCACCACCACTACCACCGCATCACCACCGCCGGATAAGATCTCTGCTACCATCTCCACCCTCAAGATCCCTAACGTCCGTCTCCCAGACGCTGACCCTTCTCTAATCAAAGCCTTTGCATTCACCAACACTTCCCTTTTCCTCTCAATCCCAAACCCTCTTCTCCCCGCCGTCGCCGCTAACCGTTCCCTTGCTCTCCGTTGGCTTTACCGTCACGTCCTCCCTTTTTACCCTCGATCCAAAATCACCCTCATTTCCGTCGGAAACGCCGTCCTTGATTCCGTCGCGGAACAAGATTTCACCCCTTATTTGCTCCCGGCAATGAGGAACCTCCATTTAGCTCTTCATGAATTAGGTATCAAAAAAATCCCCGTCTCCACCACATTCTCCTTTTTTTCCACCATTACCACCGCTTTCCCACCTTCCTCCGCCGAATTCCAACAACCCGCCGGCGACCTTATCATAAAACCCTTACTCCAATTCTTGGAAGAAACCAACTCATCTTTCTTGATCAATCTCTACCCTTACAATCTCTACCGTCTCAACAGCGAAATCCCAGTCGGATTCGCCTTGTTTCAAGactaccctttcaatttccgagACGATTTAGTCACCGGAGTCCGATACTTCAACCTATTCGACATGATGGCGGATTCCGTTTTAACAGCAATGGCGGTAATGGGGTACGAAAGTGTTCCGGTAATCGTAGCTGAAACCGGTTGGCCGAGCGGTGGAGGTGAAGCCGGGGAAGTCGAAGCGAATGAAGCGTACGCCGAGATGTATTTGAAAGGATTGGTAAGGCATTTGAAATCAGGGGTGGGGACACCATTGAAGAAAGATGGGGTAGCAGAGGTATATGTTTACGAATTGATGGATCATGAAGGaggtaataatgataataacaaagTAAAAGGGAGGAAATGGGGGATTTTAACAGAGAATATGACTAGGAAATTCAATGTAGAGATTTCTAGTGGGGTTAAAAACTATGGGTTAATGGGGATTTTCTTGTTTTTGATTGCTATTTTCTATGCTCTGCCTTAGAttgttttcatctttttctatGGGGTTTTTTTATGTACATTTCTGCATGACTTTATCATCTTATGATGATGTGCTTGAATGTGAATGAGACTCTAGTTTTGTTCTTCATATTACTATTTCTTGTTTAATTTTGAACTTTGGGTCTTTTCTTGTGTGTCATTCTAGCTTTTGCCATGATGATTTTCATTCTAGCTAATGGTGGATGAGGTTTTGTTTAGCTCTTTTTAGGCCACTAGGTATGTGATTTTGACTCATTATGTATgttgatttagatttaattcTAGATTTAGTCTTTGAAGATATATgattttcatataaatctttttactttaatctaatacaatttaattctgttgattaagttttagttcTATTGGCATCGTTATTCTTATCAATATAAGAGGACGTAGGTTCGCGTCAAAGTTTATCAATTTGAAATTCCTTAATTAAATggaataatatcaaatttgataattaaaaattgtcAATAGTTCAaagttcttttaaaataaaatttttagctttaatAATTCCATTTCGTCCTCCAATACCAAAATTTTAACTTTGCTCTTGATTTGGACCTACAATTAATACcataaattaaaagattaaatcatgtTAAATTGAATTAGATGATTGTTATGGTAAttaaagtaaaaagattaaattttaaatttcaaagggactaaaattataattaaactatTTGTTTATATGGTTAATTGAAAGTTTAATTGAAAAAGATTAATATTTAGTCCACTGgtagtgtatttttttatttcataagtaaccttaaaaaattatcatgtgtctttattttttaaaatgtttgtttttttaaatattattataccCCTATAGGACACTCGTCAATCTTTAATTTTACTCATGGAGTCTAAAAATTCTACTGATAATTTACCAAATATTATTCCatttaaaaatgcaaattaatGCACAATAGCATAGATGAAGTTGATGGATCAAATTTTGGGTTAGAATCGAGGCTAGTTTTAAGGCCTGAGGAGGAGTTATCGATAGATGTGTTCATAGGTTGGGTTGGGCCAAGTTCAAGCCAAGcctaaatatgatattaacatattttatggtTACCCAATATCAACTTGACTCAaaatatgagtctaaaattttacctaatCTAACTCATATTTGTAAATGACTAATCTAAGTTCATTTTAGGCTTGTCCATAttagtttttaaatcaaatttaaaaataatttatatatttttttaatttatccaaattttatatatagtcatCCTAATTCGAGCCCAGCCCATATTTTAAATGAACCTATCTTTTTTTGGCTCAATATTTTTATCCAgactttctaaaattttatatgtacATTCAAGTTTAGGTGAATAACTCGACCTATAAACAAATCTAATTATGAGTAAAAATAgacattatataaaataaattaacatatCATAAAATTGAAAACGAATTGAACTAGTTTCCGACCTTGAATTTCAAAACGTAAGCCCGATCcaaaattaaatggtttaatttttcACTTAGAATCTAATTTTCGCTTTGTACAAGCCCATGGATCCTGCTTTCAtagttattttcaaaattataatacAGAGGATTTGGAAGCTTAAAAAGCCGAATTCCCAATGACAACCCCATTAAAGCATCCATTTGACTGCTAATCACACTCATTATTTCATTACCTTGTTCCTTCATTTCAGTTCTTCGTCTACAAAAATACTCCCttgtttccatttccatttctaaaTCCGACCTGCAAACAAAATTTTCCCGGAAAATTCAATGCACGGATGATTcccacataaaaaaaaaaaaaacaatgcagAGAAAATAAGaattgtttttagttttttttttacctcaTAATCAATGAAGACCAACCATTAAATCCTATAGAATTAAGGTGTTTAATGGTAACATGTCGTTGTTTCTCATGTTTTCTTGATAAGAGAATCAATAACCATCCTTTAGAATGAAGTTTCGTGTACGATTCGAGTATCCGTTGGACGCTCGGATCCGACACAAGGATGTTGTCGATGTCTATTAACACTGCATCCGTTTGATTTTTCGACGGTGAAACAGTATCGAAAAAGTTTTCGATCATACGCATTACGAAATCCAAGTCTCTTCTGTATCCTCCTGTTTCGATGTATTGAACGGCAAGGTTCCTACAGAGCGGAGGGACGTTGTCGGGTTTAAGGCCGTTGAGCTCACCGTGGAGGGCGAGAATCTCGCAGTAATGGTGATTATCGTTGGCTTTATCTATCGTCGCCACGACTCCTTTGCTTTTATTCTCACATGATTGCAACATTACCGCTAATGAAACTACTGAAGTTACTAACAGGACACCGATGGTTACTAAACTGGCGATGAAGATCGTTGCGGCGAAAGATGTCATGTAGAATCCCGACTCGGAGACGTAACGGCTTCCCATCTCGGTTCCTGGTTAAACAATTACAAGCAAGATATACTTAAAAGCATCGGTATTCAGGTATAAGAATTCAAGTAGCGACATATTACCGGTGTTTCCCCTGCTTAAAAGACTCTGAGCGGAGAATTCGCGTTCCATTTGATGGCCGTAAGCCGACATAGTGGTTCTATTTAGCTCGATAACACGGCGGCACTGCGAATATTTCTTGGTTCAGATTCCTTCCAAATCATAGAAGGGTCACCTGCTACAACAAATGTTCTTAGCTTCATTGTTACATTTATAGGCAcatgaaaagaaagtaaaaatttgTCATGGTGGCACATGTAATATTATTTAGATTGCATTTTTATCCCTTTAATCAAGATTAAAGAACAAAGGGagcaaaatacaatttaacttttaatataataatCTTGGTCATGCTTTTAcctaaaagaaaaacaattaattaaGGCGATTTTTCGTGCCTAATACTATGTAATTTAAATGTAGGTAAAAATACAATCTTCACCCTCGAATAACGTGGAAATATCGAGAAAATTTTAACATATCTATGTCTGAAACTAACACTCAAATCCTGAAATCTGAGTTCATTCTCATCATGTTTCAAATGTTATAATTCAGACAAGTAATATTGACAGAAAAAGAAACCTATCCAGATATAACTCAAATCGAAAATGATCCGAAATTGAAATTACTcgaaaatttttataattcaaattgaTTCTATCCGAAACTAAATCCATAAGCCCAATTCATCTTTTAATCTTTTAagacatgaaaaaaaaaacaaaacaaaaaaaaaaccataaataagCACCAGTAACCATAAAACAATGGAGAAAAAAACTATATCTGAAACTAACCTTAAAGGAAGGCAAAACCCAGAGAGATACAGAAGGTGAAAGAGAGGCATCTGAAGAAGTTGGGGTTATAGTTGTAAGAAAATCAAACATTAAAAGTTCAGAACTGAACTAAAAgaccaaaaaataaaagaaagtaaatgAAAAACTTTCTTTCTCGTGGAgaaacttccttttttttttttggcaccTCGTAAATGATGATAGCCAATGGCCATTTTtgcaaaaatgattaaattcaaaTGAGTTTAGACGTTATTTTGTCCAGATATATTTTAGAtcagtatttatatatatatttttatcaattttagtacttgaaattgacaattaaattcattttggtccctaaatttggaaaaaaataaaaaaatttgatgatGTGATACTCtgaaattatttcatataatcacttgaaaataaaaaaagat includes these proteins:
- the LOC107953786 gene encoding glucan endo-1,3-beta-glucosidase 12; the encoded protein is MPSFLFISLLLSFIHFSFSLPSIGVTYSTTTTTASPPPDKISATISTLKIPNVRLPDADPSLIKAFAFTNTSLFLSIPNPLLPAVAANRSLALRWLYRHVLPFYPRSKITLISVGNAVLDSVAEQDFTPYLLPAMRNLHLALHELGIKKIPVSTTFSFFSTITTAFPPSSAEFQQPAGDLIIKPLLQFLEETNSSFLINLYPYNLYRLNSEIPVGFALFQDYPFNFRDDLVTGVRYFNLFDMMADSVLTAMAVMGYESVPVIVAETGWPSGGGEAGEVEANEAYAEMYLKGLVRHLKSGVGTPLKKDGVAEVYVYELMDHEGGNNDNNKVKGRKWGILTENMTRKFNVEISSGVKNYGLMGIFLFLIAIFYALP
- the LOC107951503 gene encoding uncharacterized protein At2g39920; translated protein: MSAYGHQMEREFSAQSLLSRGNTGTEMGSRYVSESGFYMTSFAATIFIASLVTIGVLLVTSVVSLAVMLQSCENKSKGVVATIDKANDNHHYCEILALHGELNGLKPDNVPPLCRNLAVQYIETGGYRRDLDFVMRMIENFFDTVSPSKNQTDAVLIDIDNILVSDPSVQRILESYTKLHSKGWLLILLSRKHEKQRHVTIKHLNSIGFNGWSSLIMRSDLEMEMETREYFCRRRTEMKEQGNEIMSVISSQMDALMGLSLGIRLFKLPNPLYYNFENNYESRIHGLVQSEN